Below is a genomic region from Kribbella qitaiheensis.
GTTGTAAGACCAGTGGTGCCGGTGGTCCCGCAGCGATGGGAAGCCGGCCCGGCCCCGTCCCACTGCGAAGGATCACCCTGCCGGGACCGGACGCGTACTCGCGCACCCAGGGCGTTTCCAGCCGTACGCCGGGCGCGATGAGGCCGGCGCGACCGACTTCATGATCAACGCGCTGGACAACTTCGACCCGTCCCCGACGCACTCGCCCAGCCGATCGGCGCGGCCCTGGTCACCGGTCTCGCCGATACCGGGCTGGCCCTGCCGGGGCTCGAAATGCTGCCGGTGGAGCTGCGCAGCCTGGATCGCGCGCTGGCGGCGTACCTGCAAAGTGACCAAGCGCTGCCGCTGTCCTTTCCGATCGCCGGTCTGCTGAACCTGATGGCGACCCGGGTGAATCCGCTCGCCGTGAACGGTGTGCACCTGTCGCCGTTCGCCCGGCTGACGTACGCCGAGAAGGCAAAGGCGTTCAAGCTGATCGAGAAGACCGACTCGGACCTGATCGAGTTGCTGGACGTGCACTTTCCCGAGCCGCTGAAGGCGTCGGTGTCCGGTTTGCTCAAGTTCGTCGGTGGCGCGCTGATCGAGTTCGCCACCTTCGGCGCGTACGGCGAGTTCGCCGTCTACGACCAGGCGACCAGGACGCTCAAGTCCCGGCCGGTCGGCTGGGACCTCACCGGCTATCAGCCGGACGGACCGGTCGAGGGCTGGGACGACTTCATCGGCTACTACCAAGGGCGTACGGAGGTGCAAGACTGAAGGAGTTGATGGCCGGCGGCATCGACAAGCTGCTGACCGTGCTGGTGATCACCGACGACGACGTCGAGGCGCAGAACCGGGTCACCCTGTCCGCGCTGCCGGCCGACGAGAACGGGCCGATCCCCAAGGTCACCTTCAAGCAGCGCAAGCGGACTCCGCGGACGCTGAAGAACCGGGAGTTCATGGCTCGCAAGGCGGCCGAACTGCTGCGCGGCGCGGGCGCCAAGAAGGTCTACCGGATCGACTGGGCTCCGCTGATCCTGCACGTCCAGTCGTCGATGCGGATGGGAGAGTCGGAGAGCAACTCGGTGGTCGACGCCCGTGGCGAGACGCGCGCGGTGAAGGGTCTGTTCATCGCCGACAACTCGGCCCGGTCGAACGGCCTCGGCGGCCCGAACCCGACCCTGACCTCCCAGGCGCCGGCGACCAGGACCGCCGAGCACATCTTCCAGTCGTACTTCGACGGGGACCCGTGGGTTCACAAGGAGTCTCCGGTGGTTTCTACGGACCCGCGGATCAGCGTCCGGCTGGGCCAGCTGGGGCTCTGAGGCCGCGCAGCCTCTCGGCTCCTTGCCTATCGCGACAGAGTGTCGCGCTGCCGCTCACTGCGACCCCACGGCGTCGGGCTGCCGTCGTAGTCCGCGCCAAGCCCGGTTCGGAGAGTCCGGCGGGCACTCCGAAAGCCGGCCGGAGTTCGTCGCACCTCGCGACGGGCTGGGCGCGGGCTGCGCGATGTCCAGTCCCCGGGAGCGCTCCTGCGGCTTTGAATCCCGCCGTGTTGCCGAAGGCTCGCCTACACCTCTCTACCCTGTTCCCCCGTGTGAGGTTTCCCCTTGTGGATAAGGCGAAGGTGGCCCTCTAGCGATTTGCCGTGGTTGTTCGGATCGGCGTATAGTCGAACACATGTTCGCCACCGATTTCACTGGATGCGACGCTGCGCAGACCCTGGCCGCGGCGTCAGCTGCGTACGAGCAGCAGCGCCAAAGTGAACTCAACCTGATCCTCGCCGCGCAGCACCAGGCCGACCTGCACCCCGCACCCGGTCGCAGTCACGGCCGCCCCGGCGGTGAACAGGCCCGCGTCTACGGCGGCGACGGCAACCCCGAGATCGCCGAATTCGCCGTCGCCGAATTCGGGGTCGTGATCGGCCGCTCACCAGGGTCAGCAGCCAGGTTCGTCGGACAGTGCGTCGCGCTACGGCACCGGTTCCCCGCCACCTGGGAACGTGTGAAGTCCGGCCACGCTACCGGGTGGAGAGCACTCCAGGTCGTTCAGGAATGTGTCGAGCTGTCTGCCGAGGCCGCGGCGATCGTGGACCGGCGCGTCGCCGATCTCGTCGACTCGGTCACCTTGGCGCAGTTGCAGAAGATCATCAAAGCCGCGTCCTGGCGGGCCGACCCCGAAGCAGTAGACGCGAAAGCGAAAGCATCCGCGAAAGAACGCGGTGTGTGGGTCGGGCGTACCGACGAGCACGGCAGCACCAAGCTGTACCTCAAAGCCGCGACCGGTGACGTCATCCAGCTGTACGCGACCATCACCCAACTCGCCGAAGCCCTCGCGGCACTAGGTGACACCGGCACGATCGACCAGCGCCGCGCCAAAGCCGCCGGTCTACTGTCCGACCCCGCCCTGGCCGCCGACCTCCTCACCGCCACCCAACACCTCGCCACCACCAAGGCCGCTACCAAGCAGCCCGCCACCCAGTCCGCCGGCGGCCCTGCCGCCACGCAGACCGATGACCCGGCGGCCGCAGCCTCCGAGGACACCGGCCAGCAGGATGCTGTTGCGGAGCCTGGCCTCGATGACGAGGCCGACCGCGACACCCCACACCCCGACACCCTGGGCCATCCACTCGACCACGACGACCCGGCCACGACTGTCGCCGCAGTCGTAGCGCCTGGCGCTGGTGACGACAACTCCGTCGACCCGGCCCGCCCAGACCGGCCGCCCGGTCAGCGACCATCACTGCTGGGCAGCAGCCCCGTACCGGTAGACGACCCTGCCCGCGCGGGCAGGGACACTGCCGCACGCCTCGAACTACGCCGCAAAATCGACGCCACCCGCCAAAGCCACCCCGAACGAGGACGGCGGATCTACCAGACCGTCGTCAACCTCCACATCACCGACGAAACCCTGCTGGCCGGCAAAGGCACGGCCCGGGTCGAAGGCTACGGACCCGTCTACACCGACCGGCTCGAAGAACTCCTCGGCCACCACCGCATCGTCCTGCGCCCTGTCATCGACCTCAACACCGCGCTCAGCGTCCACGCATATGAGATCCCCAACCGGATCAGCGCCCACGTCAACCTGCGCTATCCGATCGAACAGTTCCCCTACGGAGCCACCGAAACCCGCACCACCCCCAACTACACCGGCACCGGCCGTGCCTCGACCGACCTCGACCACATCGAGCCCTACCGGGCAGGAGGACCCGCGAACCAGACCTCGACCGACAACCTCGCACCCCAAGGCCGGTTCGGCCACCGCCTCAAGACCCACGACGACTGGCGCCTGC
It encodes:
- a CDS encoding GMC oxidoreductase, whose protein sequence is MAGGIDKLLTVLVITDDDVEAQNRVTLSALPADENGPIPKVTFKQRKRTPRTLKNREFMARKAAELLRGAGAKKVYRIDWAPLILHVQSSMRMGESESNSVVDARGETRAVKGLFIADNSARSNGLGGPNPTLTSQAPATRTAEHIFQSYFDGDPWVHKESPVVSTDPRISVRLGQLGL